Proteins encoded by one window of Nitrincola iocasae:
- a CDS encoding type I restriction-modification system subunit M, giving the protein MTKEQLSQLGKTLWGIADDLRGAMNADDFRDYMLSFLFLRYLSDNYETAAKKELGSDYPKLEKEDRRAPLVVWYQENAEDVVEFEKQMRRKMHYVIHPDYLWSSIAEQARTQNAELLQTLVRGFKYIENESFASTFQGLFSEINLHSEKLGRSATDRNKKLCTIISKIAEGIAKFSTDSDMLGDAYEYLIGQFAAGSGKKAGEFYTPQTVSTILSRIVTLDSQDPSTGKKKKLNRVLDFACGSGSLLLNVRKQMGPHGIGMIYGQEKNITTYNLARMNMLLHGMKDTEFEIHHGDTLENDWDILNEMNPAKKLQCDAVVANPPFSYRWEPNEVMAEDFRFKSHGLAPKSAADFAFLLHGFHFLSDEGTMAIILPHGVLFRGGSEARIRTKLLKDGHIDTVIGLPANLFFSTGIPVCILVLKKCKKPDDVLFINASSEDNFEKGKRQNYLRKEDIDKIIDTYQYRKEAERYARRVSMAEIERNDYNLNITRYVSTAKTEPDIDLTAVYSQLTDLEERIAKAAETHNKYLKELGLPPV; this is encoded by the coding sequence ATGACCAAAGAACAGCTCAGCCAATTAGGCAAAACCCTCTGGGGTATTGCCGACGACCTGCGCGGTGCAATGAACGCCGACGATTTTCGCGACTACATGTTGTCGTTTCTGTTTTTGCGCTACCTGTCTGATAATTACGAAACGGCTGCCAAAAAAGAACTAGGGTCTGATTACCCTAAGCTGGAAAAAGAAGACCGTCGTGCACCCTTGGTAGTTTGGTATCAAGAGAATGCTGAGGATGTTGTTGAATTTGAAAAACAGATGCGCCGTAAGATGCACTATGTCATCCACCCGGATTACTTATGGAGCAGTATTGCCGAGCAGGCTCGCACCCAAAATGCTGAATTGCTGCAAACCCTGGTACGCGGTTTCAAGTACATTGAAAACGAGTCTTTTGCCAGTACATTTCAGGGGTTGTTCTCGGAAATCAATTTACATTCTGAAAAGCTGGGCAGAAGTGCAACTGATCGCAATAAAAAACTCTGCACTATCATTAGCAAGATCGCGGAAGGCATAGCTAAGTTTTCAACAGACAGCGATATGCTAGGCGATGCTTATGAGTACCTGATTGGCCAGTTTGCTGCGGGCTCAGGCAAGAAGGCCGGAGAATTTTATACACCGCAAACCGTCTCTACCATTCTGTCTCGCATTGTCACCCTGGATAGCCAAGACCCCTCCACGGGTAAAAAGAAAAAGCTAAACCGTGTGCTGGACTTCGCTTGTGGCTCTGGTTCCCTGCTGTTGAATGTACGTAAACAGATGGGACCGCATGGCATCGGCATGATCTATGGCCAGGAAAAGAACATCACCACCTATAACCTTGCCCGCATGAACATGCTGCTACACGGCATGAAGGATACTGAGTTTGAAATCCATCATGGTGACACACTGGAAAACGATTGGGACATTCTTAATGAGATGAACCCGGCCAAGAAACTCCAATGCGATGCTGTCGTGGCGAATCCACCCTTCAGCTACCGTTGGGAACCCAACGAGGTAATGGCTGAAGACTTCCGCTTCAAAAGCCACGGTCTTGCACCTAAGTCTGCAGCAGACTTCGCCTTTTTGCTGCACGGCTTCCACTTCCTGAGCGACGAAGGCACCATGGCGATCATCCTACCCCACGGCGTATTGTTCCGGGGTGGCTCAGAAGCGCGAATTCGTACCAAATTGCTTAAGGATGGGCACATCGACACAGTAATTGGCTTGCCTGCCAATTTGTTTTTCTCCACCGGAATCCCAGTCTGCATTCTGGTACTAAAAAAATGCAAAAAGCCGGATGATGTGCTTTTTATTAATGCCAGTAGCGAAGATAATTTTGAGAAAGGCAAACGGCAGAATTATTTACGGAAGGAAGATATCGACAAAATCATAGATACCTACCAATACCGTAAAGAAGCAGAGCGCTATGCTCGTCGAGTTAGCATGGCGGAGATAGAGAGGAATGACTACAACCTTAATATCACCCGCTATGTCAGCACGGCCAAAACCGAACCAGACATAGATCTGACAGCTGTTTATTCACAACTGACTGACTTAGAAGAGCGTATTGCCAAGGCTGCCGAGACACACAACAAATATTTGAAAGAGCTTGGCTTGCCGCCAGTATAA
- the ureA gene encoding urease subunit gamma — protein MELSPREKDKLLLFTAALVAERRKERGVKLNYPESVAYISAAIMEGARDGRTVAELMDFGRTLLTSDDVMDGIPDMLPEVQIEATFPDGTKLVTIHDPIV, from the coding sequence ATGGAACTGTCACCCCGCGAAAAAGATAAACTTTTACTGTTTACCGCTGCACTGGTTGCCGAACGCCGCAAGGAGCGTGGCGTAAAGCTCAACTACCCCGAGTCTGTTGCCTATATCAGTGCCGCCATTATGGAAGGTGCACGGGATGGGCGTACTGTCGCTGAACTGATGGACTTCGGTCGTACCCTGCTAACCAGTGATGACGTTATGGATGGCATTCCCGATATGCTGCCGGAAGTGCAGATCGAAGCGACATTTCCAGATGGCACCAAATTGGTAACTATTCACGACCCGATTGTTTAA
- a CDS encoding urease subunit beta: protein MIPGEMKVAEGDIELNAGRETRQVSVANTGDRPVQIGSHYHFYEANNALVFDRETTRGFRLNIAAGTAVRFEPGQSRTVELVAYAGERRVFGFQGKIQGDL from the coding sequence ATGATTCCTGGAGAAATGAAAGTTGCTGAAGGCGATATTGAACTGAACGCAGGGCGTGAGACGCGACAGGTCAGCGTGGCGAACACCGGTGATCGACCGGTTCAAATTGGCTCGCACTATCACTTTTACGAAGCCAATAACGCCTTGGTATTTGATCGCGAAACCACACGGGGTTTTCGACTCAATATCGCCGCTGGCACAGCGGTTCGTTTTGAGCCAGGACAGAGCCGTACCGTGGAACTGGTGGCTTATGCCGGTGAGCGACGGGTGTTCGGCTTTCAGGGCAAAATACAGGGCGATCTATAA